AACTGCTCCTATCGCCTGCTTGAACTGCTGCAAGTCGCGCGCCCCAGCCTGCGCTTGACCGAACAGTTCCCGCTGACGGCGATTCCCACCGACACCGTCAAGGCAGTGAAAGAAGCCGGGCTGGTGGAAAGCATCCAGTATCGACCGTCCCGCGAACGAGAGCTGCTCAGCCGCGCCGAACCGCTCAGCGATGACGAACAACAATGGGTACTGCAGGTCAGCGCCGACCAGCAGCAGCTGCAACGACCTGAATTCAAGGCGCTGCCGCGCGATCGCCAGGCGCTGATCATCGACGCGGCCTACCGCCTGGAGCGTTATCGCGCCAACGGCCAGGAGCGTGATCCCCAGCGTGCCCAACGCAGCTTCGAACTGTTGCGGGCGATCAACCAGAACCCCGCGCCGGAACTGGACATCGCGCAACCGGGCCTGCCCGAAGACGGCCACGAATCGCGCACCTGGCAAGCAGGCCTGGGCACGCGGGGTGACCGGGCGTTTGGCGAGTACGGCCTGCGCATGGCCTATCACGACCTCAATGACAACGCAGAGAGTTTCCCGCTAGGGGCGCAGATCGAAATCCTCCAATTGAAACTGCGCCAATACGAGGGCAACGATTGGCAAGTGCAGCAACTGGACCTGGCGACCATTCGCTCCTTGACCCCACGCAACGAGCTGTTGCAGCCGTTGTCCTGGCAAGTCACTGGCGGCTTGGAACGCGTGCCAGGCAAGCACGACGATGAAACGCTGGTCAGTCACGTCAATGGTGGTGGCGGCGGCACTTGGGCGTTGGGGGACGATGTGTTGGGCTTTGCCCTGGGCACCGTACGGGTCGAGCACAATAACGATTTCGCCCAATTCATCGCCCCGGCCGCCGGATTCAACAGCGGTGTGCTGTGGAAAAACCCGCTGGGCAACTTGAGCCTGGAAGCCAAGGGCGATTATTTCTTCAACGGCGAAGTTCGCCGTAGCCTGAGCCTGAACCAGCAGTGGGAACTGTCCCGCAACCTCGGCCTGCGCCTGAGCGCCCAGCGCGAATTCAGCCAACTGGCTTCGCCGGAGAATGAGGTAATGCTTGAAGTGAAGTGGTATCACTACTGAGCGAACGGATTAATCACCGCGCTTTCACACCGTTCTGACGAATCCGCTTCTAGACTTCTGTCATGAGTGGATCGGGCAGGAACGCAAAACATGTGGCGCGCGGCGGTGGTACTGGGTGTGTTGGTGTTGCTCGGCGGCTGTGAAACCACCCATGAAGATTTGATCGCCCGAGGTTATCCGCCGGCCTTCGCCGACGGTTTCGACGATGGCTGCAGCAGCGGCCGACAAGCCGCCGGCGCGATCACCGGCCAGTTCAGGAAGGACGTGCCGCGTTATCTCAAGGACGCGCGCTACGCCGAGGGCTGGAGCGACGGCTTTCGCCAATGCCAGGCCATGCGCGAGAGTGAAGAACGTGACGCCTATCGCGAACGCCACTGGGACGACCGCGAACGTGCCTGGCAACAGGAAAAAGATCGCGACGCCGCCCGGGCTTATCGCTCGCAGTGAGTCGCTCAGAGACATTCGTCGAAACCAAAACCTTGCGACCATGGCCCAAACTCCAACAGAGGAGAACCCTATGAGTCGCGCTTTCGTCAACGAAGACAACGCCGCCGCCCAGGCCGATCAACCGGTCGAACGCCAGATCAGTGCG
This genomic interval from Pseudomonas alvandae contains the following:
- a CDS encoding Lnb N-terminal periplasmic domain-containing protein, encoding MLKRLAWLALCVCAPLSAAPHVDPQRLQQLANDRFWISLGHYETAKLGGWRSYISDKKFFLAPDGNEHPDRELTATLQALYGPASAGQQHAQCVYPARTRWLKAQLGLTNLPAVNCSDYTQWFKDVSPHSAVMIFPAAYLNSPSSMFGHTLLRIDQADVQSDKTSLLSYAINFGAYIEGSDNSILYAWKGLMGGYPGLFALVPYQEKLSEYRSLENRDLWEYRLNLSQAETERMVEHVWELKQIQFDYFFFDENCSYRLLELLQVARPSLRLTEQFPLTAIPTDTVKAVKEAGLVESIQYRPSRERELLSRAEPLSDDEQQWVLQVSADQQQLQRPEFKALPRDRQALIIDAAYRLERYRANGQERDPQRAQRSFELLRAINQNPAPELDIAQPGLPEDGHESRTWQAGLGTRGDRAFGEYGLRMAYHDLNDNAESFPLGAQIEILQLKLRQYEGNDWQVQQLDLATIRSLTPRNELLQPLSWQVTGGLERVPGKHDDETLVSHVNGGGGGTWALGDDVLGFALGTVRVEHNNDFAQFIAPAAGFNSGVLWKNPLGNLSLEAKGDYFFNGEVRRSLSLNQQWELSRNLGLRLSAQREFSQLASPENEVMLEVKWYHY